A genomic segment from uncultured Marinifilum sp. encodes:
- a CDS encoding alpha-L-fucosidase — protein MKITHLRVFALILIAITTIGYANAKKKEKFKENWESLEKIEQVPEWFQDAKFGIYAHWGPVSNAFEGTDPDKFYAGWHGMKMYEDGVKVPTKNGKPTSNFIHHSEHFGDPAKFGYKQLIEKFDPSGFNAKEWADLFALSGAKFAGPVAMHHDNFAMWDAKSTRWNSMNYGGIDPSAALKKEIEAKGMRFMASFHHAFTWQYFAPAHKYGGVSPEDYDLYTNPHELDSETPDARFYKEWWAKLKEYIDVYQPDLIWFDWWLENMTEECRKQFLAYYHNKGLEWNKEVAVCYKESTFPASTAIKDYERGRPNQPVDQMWLTDTSPGAWFFRPGAKFKTPNELVDILVDIVSKNGCMLLNVPPNPDGTIPEVMVNLLSEMGKWLKINGDAIYGTRVWTIFGEGPTRLPEGGHKVEKHKIVYQNTDIRFTKKSDKEFYAIVLDKPEKETVIKSLSTQIGVLNSKIKNIELLGSNEKIEWKRNEKGLVIKAPKILPSDYAHSYKITLVGYTENNIGGEVEDHVD, from the coding sequence ATGAAAATTACCCACTTGCGAGTATTCGCTCTCATACTAATTGCAATTACTACAATTGGATATGCGAATGCAAAAAAGAAAGAGAAATTTAAAGAAAACTGGGAGTCCTTAGAAAAAATAGAACAAGTTCCGGAATGGTTTCAAGATGCTAAATTTGGTATATATGCCCACTGGGGTCCGGTTTCGAATGCATTTGAAGGTACCGATCCAGATAAATTCTATGCTGGCTGGCACGGAATGAAAATGTACGAAGATGGTGTAAAAGTACCTACTAAAAATGGCAAACCAACAAGTAATTTTATTCATCACTCCGAACATTTTGGCGATCCTGCAAAATTCGGATACAAACAATTAATAGAAAAGTTTGATCCATCTGGTTTTAATGCAAAAGAATGGGCCGATTTATTTGCTCTTTCTGGTGCTAAATTTGCGGGTCCTGTTGCAATGCATCATGATAATTTCGCTATGTGGGATGCTAAATCAACACGCTGGAATTCTATGAACTACGGAGGAATTGACCCTTCGGCAGCACTAAAAAAAGAAATTGAAGCCAAAGGAATGCGATTTATGGCTTCATTTCATCATGCATTTACATGGCAATATTTTGCACCTGCTCACAAATATGGTGGTGTAAGTCCAGAAGACTACGACTTATATACAAATCCTCATGAACTGGATTCAGAAACCCCTGATGCACGTTTTTACAAAGAATGGTGGGCTAAATTAAAAGAGTATATTGATGTTTATCAGCCAGACCTAATTTGGTTCGATTGGTGGTTAGAAAATATGACTGAAGAGTGTCGCAAGCAATTTCTTGCTTACTATCACAACAAAGGATTAGAATGGAACAAAGAAGTAGCTGTTTGTTACAAGGAAAGCACATTCCCAGCATCTACGGCAATTAAAGATTACGAGCGCGGTCGTCCAAATCAACCAGTAGATCAAATGTGGTTAACCGACACTTCTCCAGGGGCTTGGTTTTTCCGTCCGGGTGCAAAATTTAAAACACCAAACGAATTAGTTGATATTCTTGTTGATATTGTTTCGAAAAACGGTTGTATGCTGCTTAATGTTCCTCCAAATCCTGACGGAACTATACCTGAAGTTATGGTAAACCTATTAAGCGAAATGGGAAAATGGTTAAAAATAAACGGCGATGCTATTTACGGCACCCGAGTTTGGACTATTTTTGGAGAAGGCCCAACTCGTTTACCAGAAGGAGGACACAAAGTTGAAAAGCATAAAATTGTTTACCAAAACACAGATATTCGTTTCACCAAAAAATCTGATAAAGAGTTTTATGCCATTGTATTGGATAAACCAGAAAAAGAAACTGTTATAAAATCTTTAAGCACTCAAATTGGAGTATTAAATTCTAAAATTAAAAACATAGAATTGCTTGGAAGCAATGAAAAAATTGAGTGGAAAAGAAATGAAAAAGGTCTTGTTATTAAGGCACCTAAAATTTTACCTTCAGATTATGCTCATTCTTATAAAATTACTTTAGTAGGATATACAGAAAATAATATTGGTGGTGAGGTTGAAGATCATGTAGACTAA
- a CDS encoding MBL fold metallo-hydrolase, with product MVKLTFLGTGTSQGVPIIACKCPVCLSKNSKDKRLRTSVLIHVDGQNIVIDSGPDFRYQMLRAKVDNISAILFTHEHKDHTAGLDDIRAFNWVNKEAVNIYAEKRVQESLKQEFSYVFAEFKYPGIPQMNLIDVNGDPFNINGTRIQPIRVMHLKLPVYAYRIGNLAYITDANYISPEEKDKLRGLKVLVVNALRKKKHISHYSLSEALALVEELKPEKAYFTHISHQMGFHDEVEAELPENVFLAYDELEIEVD from the coding sequence ATGGTAAAATTAACTTTTTTGGGAACTGGTACTTCGCAAGGTGTTCCTATTATAGCTTGCAAATGTCCCGTTTGTTTGTCTAAAAACTCAAAAGATAAAAGACTTAGAACTTCAGTATTAATACACGTTGATGGACAAAACATAGTAATTGATAGTGGTCCTGATTTTCGGTATCAGATGTTAAGAGCAAAAGTTGATAATATTTCGGCCATTTTATTTACGCATGAACATAAAGATCATACAGCAGGATTAGATGATATTCGAGCCTTTAATTGGGTGAATAAGGAAGCTGTTAATATTTATGCCGAAAAAAGGGTACAGGAATCGTTAAAGCAAGAATTCTCTTATGTGTTTGCTGAATTTAAATATCCGGGAATACCGCAAATGAATTTAATTGATGTTAATGGAGATCCTTTTAATATTAATGGAACAAGAATTCAGCCAATAAGAGTAATGCATCTTAAGTTGCCTGTTTATGCTTATAGGATAGGGAATTTGGCATATATTACCGATGCTAATTATATTTCGCCTGAGGAGAAAGATAAGTTGAGGGGGCTTAAGGTTTTGGTTGTAAATGCTCTTAGAAAAAAGAAACACATATCACATTATTCTCTTTCCGAAGCTTTGGCCTTAGTGGAGGAGTTAAAGCCAGAAAAAGCTTACTTTACTCATATTAGTCATCAAATGGGTTTTCACGACGAAGTGGAAGCAGAGCTACCCGAGAATGTGTTTTTGGCTTACGATGAATTGGAAATTGAGGTAGATTAA
- a CDS encoding SAM-dependent methyltransferase — MKGKLFLIPTTLGDSEIDQVIPNPIQKLIPDIKHFIVENIRTTRRYLKKVNREINIDELSFYELNKHTSPDDISSYLNALKNHDMGIISEAGCPGVADPGADVVKIAHTQNIQVVPLVGPSSILLSLMASGFNGQNFAFNGYLPIHAADRAKKIKQLDNRSLNEGQTQMFIETPFRNTKMVEDLIKNCSPATKLCIAADITLETEYIKTMPVKNWKNKIPDLHKRPTIFLIHRDK; from the coding sequence ATGAAAGGTAAACTTTTTTTAATCCCAACTACATTGGGCGATTCTGAAATAGATCAGGTAATTCCAAATCCGATACAAAAATTAATTCCGGATATAAAACATTTTATTGTTGAAAACATAAGAACAACAAGGCGTTACCTTAAAAAAGTTAATCGCGAAATTAATATCGACGAGCTTAGCTTTTATGAGTTGAACAAACATACTTCTCCGGATGATATTTCGAGCTATTTAAATGCCTTAAAAAATCATGATATGGGAATTATATCGGAAGCTGGTTGTCCCGGAGTTGCAGATCCCGGAGCTGATGTTGTAAAAATTGCTCATACTCAAAACATTCAAGTAGTTCCTTTGGTTGGTCCGTCATCCATTCTATTGTCATTAATGGCATCGGGCTTTAACGGGCAAAATTTTGCATTTAATGGATATTTACCTATTCATGCTGCCGACAGAGCTAAAAAAATTAAGCAATTGGATAACCGCTCTTTAAACGAAGGACAAACCCAAATGTTTATAGAAACACCTTTTCGAAACACGAAAATGGTAGAAGATTTAATTAAAAATTGTAGTCCGGCCACTAAACTTTGTATTGCCGCTGATATTACCCTCGAAACCGAATATATTAAAACCATGCCTGTGAAAAATTGGAAAAATAAAATTCCAGATCTTCATAAAAGACCTACCATATTCCTAATTCACAGAGACAAATAA